The proteins below come from a single Sphingomonas carotinifaciens genomic window:
- a CDS encoding ROK family transcriptional regulator, translated as MGLAITRDMRPESVGAEARAARLSRGLSGTNLERAGDYNLRTVLQAIRLNRDTTRVEIAQQTGLTAPTIANITGRLIDMGLVRTAGRRQGGRGQPALRLQVAPDGAFGIGLNIDRDHLTLVTLDLTGEVRSRITREIAFARPDEVVAFVQAELDGAIAAGDIDRDRVLGVGVAMPDDLGRIRMPHQPDGYEAWNETDIVALLGPVLPWSIHRDNDAAAAALGETQYGPAFDHPSFFYLLISAGLGGGPVIDRTYHRGAHARSGEIGLMPDPGGAHPGAIVQDTVSLVALCARLAAAGCPAETIAALPTGCEEEEAVIAAWIADAVRALVQPCVAITCLFDPDAILIGGRLPGPLIARLAEQLTAALDGVSLPTRARIMPAAMAQDAPAIGAAILPFLDHLLPSDAILIQAGRN; from the coding sequence ATGGGACTGGCGATTACCAGGGATATGCGACCCGAATCGGTGGGGGCGGAGGCACGCGCGGCGCGGCTGTCGCGGGGTTTGTCCGGCACCAATCTCGAACGCGCCGGCGACTACAACCTGCGCACCGTTCTCCAGGCGATCCGGCTCAACCGCGACACCACCCGTGTCGAGATCGCGCAGCAGACCGGGCTGACCGCTCCGACCATCGCCAACATCACCGGGCGCCTGATCGACATGGGGCTGGTGCGTACCGCCGGTCGTCGCCAGGGCGGACGCGGCCAGCCTGCGCTGCGTCTCCAGGTCGCACCTGACGGTGCGTTCGGCATCGGGCTCAACATCGACCGCGATCACCTGACGCTAGTCACCCTCGACCTAACCGGCGAGGTGCGCAGCCGCATCACCCGCGAGATCGCCTTTGCCCGGCCCGACGAGGTCGTCGCCTTTGTTCAGGCCGAACTGGACGGCGCGATCGCGGCCGGCGACATCGACCGCGATCGGGTGCTGGGTGTCGGCGTCGCGATGCCCGACGATCTCGGCCGCATCCGCATGCCGCATCAACCGGACGGGTATGAGGCGTGGAACGAGACCGATATCGTCGCCCTGCTCGGGCCCGTCCTTCCCTGGTCGATCCACCGCGACAATGACGCGGCGGCGGCCGCGCTCGGCGAGACGCAGTATGGCCCCGCCTTTGACCATCCCAGCTTCTTCTATCTGCTGATCAGCGCCGGGCTTGGCGGCGGTCCGGTGATCGACCGCACCTATCACCGCGGCGCCCATGCGCGCAGTGGCGAAATCGGGCTGATGCCCGATCCCGGCGGCGCGCATCCGGGCGCCATCGTACAGGATACCGTCTCGCTCGTGGCGCTCTGCGCGCGCCTCGCCGCGGCCGGCTGCCCTGCCGAGACGATCGCGGCGCTGCCCACGGGGTGCGAGGAGGAGGAGGCGGTGATTGCCGCCTGGATCGCCGATGCGGTGCGTGCGCTGGTGCAACCCTGCGTCGCGATCACCTGCCTGTTCGATCCCGACGCGATCCTGATCGGCGGACGCCTCCCCGGCCCGCTCATCGCCCGCCTCGCCGAACAGCTCACCGCCGCCCTCGACGGCGTTTCCCTGCCCACCCGCGCGCGCATCATGCCCGCCGCCATGGCCCAGGACGCCCCCGCCATCGGCGCCGCCATCCTCCCCTTCCTCGACCACCTCCTCCCCTCCGACGCCATTCTGATACAGGCAGGCCGCAATTGA
- a CDS encoding GDSL-type esterase/lipase family protein translates to MLKRLILTALLACAPAIASAQSTPTAEQKTQWEREWEERLHTDFGYLKRYQADNAALRPTPGAPRIVLMGDSITQGWFDMVPAFFTPGRIGRGIGGQTTTQMLLRFRQDVIDLKPAVVQIMAGTNDIAGNTGPMTPEQTQANIMSMAELARAHGIRVIFASIPPADGFPWRPGLDTAPKIAAMNAWLKDYARKTGNTYADYWSVLHDGQALRASMTYDGVHPNKAGYAAMAPVADAAFKAALAKPAPRAIVR, encoded by the coding sequence ATGTTGAAGCGCCTGATTCTCACCGCGCTGCTCGCCTGCGCCCCCGCCATCGCATCCGCCCAGTCCACCCCCACCGCAGAGCAGAAGACCCAGTGGGAACGCGAATGGGAAGAGCGGCTCCACACCGATTTCGGCTATCTGAAGCGCTATCAGGCGGACAATGCCGCGCTTCGCCCGACGCCTGGTGCGCCGCGCATCGTCCTGATGGGCGATTCGATCACGCAAGGCTGGTTCGACATGGTGCCCGCCTTCTTCACCCCCGGTCGCATCGGTCGCGGCATCGGCGGGCAGACGACGACCCAGATGCTGCTCCGCTTTCGTCAGGACGTGATCGACCTGAAACCGGCGGTGGTGCAGATCATGGCCGGCACCAACGACATCGCCGGCAACACCGGCCCGATGACGCCCGAACAGACGCAGGCCAACATCATGTCGATGGCCGAGCTGGCACGCGCGCACGGCATCCGCGTCATCTTCGCCTCGATCCCGCCGGCGGACGGCTTTCCCTGGCGCCCCGGCCTCGACACCGCGCCGAAGATCGCCGCGATGAACGCCTGGCTGAAGGATTACGCCAGGAAGACCGGCAACACCTATGCCGACTACTGGTCCGTCCTGCACGACGGTCAGGCGCTGCGCGCATCGATGACCTATGACGGCGTCCACCCCAACAAGGCGGGCTATGCCGCGATGGCGCCGGTGGCGGACGCCGCGTTCAAGGCCGCGCTCGCCAAACCCGCTCCGCGCGCGATCGTGCGATGA
- a CDS encoding tryptophan halogenase family protein: MAGQERNRVRVVVVGGGTAGWMTAAGLATLIPAAADVHLVESAEIGIVGVGEATLPHLRAFIQRLGIDEIAFMTATHATFKLGIDFRDFGRIGDRYVHPFGTYGQPLGGVGFHHYWLRRHHGGNPTPLGAYSAGVVAGERARFARPDPTSDALQDSFGYAYQFDATRFAPFLRTHAEARGCRRTEGRVVSVGRDERDGRVTAIHLADGTRIEGDLFVDCSGFRALLIGGELDEAWEDWSHWLPCDRAVAVPCTHAPGPIEPLTRATAMPAGWRWRIPLTTRVGNGYVYASRYCDEDTAREALLAGLEGEALAEPRLLRFRAGRRRHSWSHNVVAVGLASGFLEPLESTSIYLVQMAITALIEHFPDARVTDADRDGFNTAVDAEYDRIRDFLILHYHATTRDDSPFWDHVRTMAIPDTLADRIALWRQTAQVAHYSYGLFLEPSWLAVYLGQNIVPDGWDPRADGADPAKLDQALAALAAGIGTAIDALPPHEASLPR; this comes from the coding sequence ATGGCCGGGCAGGAGAGGAATCGCGTGCGGGTGGTGGTCGTCGGCGGGGGCACCGCCGGCTGGATGACCGCCGCCGGTCTGGCCACGCTGATCCCTGCGGCGGCCGACGTTCACCTGGTCGAATCGGCAGAGATCGGCATCGTCGGCGTCGGCGAGGCCACCCTGCCTCATTTGCGCGCCTTTATTCAGCGGCTGGGGATCGACGAGATCGCGTTCATGACCGCGACTCATGCCACCTTCAAGCTCGGCATCGACTTCCGCGATTTCGGCCGCATCGGCGATCGCTACGTCCATCCCTTCGGCACCTATGGCCAGCCGCTCGGCGGCGTCGGCTTCCACCATTACTGGCTGCGCCGTCACCATGGCGGCAATCCCACGCCGCTTGGCGCCTATTCGGCCGGGGTCGTCGCCGGAGAGCGCGCCCGCTTCGCCCGCCCCGATCCGACCAGCGACGCACTGCAGGACAGTTTCGGCTACGCCTATCAGTTCGATGCGACCCGCTTCGCCCCCTTCCTGCGCACCCATGCCGAGGCGCGGGGCTGCCGCCGCACCGAAGGGCGCGTCGTCTCGGTCGGCCGCGACGAACGGGACGGCCGCGTCACCGCGATCCATCTGGCGGACGGCACCCGGATCGAGGGCGATCTGTTCGTCGACTGCTCGGGCTTTCGCGCGCTGCTGATCGGTGGCGAACTGGACGAGGCGTGGGAGGATTGGTCCCACTGGCTGCCCTGCGACCGGGCGGTGGCGGTGCCCTGCACCCATGCGCCGGGGCCGATCGAGCCGCTGACCCGTGCCACCGCGATGCCCGCCGGATGGCGCTGGCGCATCCCGCTCACCACCCGCGTCGGCAACGGCTATGTCTATGCCAGCCGCTACTGCGACGAAGATACCGCGCGAGAAGCGCTGCTTGCGGGGCTGGAGGGCGAGGCACTGGCCGAGCCGCGCCTGCTCCGCTTCCGGGCCGGGCGGCGGCGGCATAGCTGGTCGCACAATGTCGTCGCGGTGGGGCTTGCCTCGGGCTTTCTCGAACCGCTCGAATCGACCAGCATCTATCTGGTGCAGATGGCGATCACCGCGCTGATCGAACATTTCCCGGACGCGCGCGTCACCGACGCCGACCGCGACGGCTTCAACACCGCGGTCGATGCCGAATATGACCGCATCCGCGACTTCCTGATCCTGCACTATCACGCCACCACGCGCGACGATTCCCCCTTCTGGGATCATGTCCGCACCATGGCGATCCCCGACACGCTGGCGGATCGGATTGCGCTGTGGCGGCAAACGGCGCAGGTCGCGCATTACAGCTACGGCCTGTTTCTCGAACCCAGCTGGCTGGCGGTCTATCTCGGCCAGAACATCGTGCCGGACGGCTGGGACCCGCGCGCGGACGGCGCCGATCCTGCGAAACTCGATCAGGCGCTGGCCGCGCTCGCCGCCGGCATCGGCACCGCGATCGACGCTCTGCCACCCCATGAAGCGAGCCTGCCGCGATGA
- a CDS encoding carboxylesterase/lipase family protein — translation MIALALALAAAGPVVATDDGPVRGEADGAGAVFRRIPYAAPPVGARRWRPPARPARWTTPRAAVAEHAACPQTMSGEWNRRAAESGDEDCLFLDIRTPRLAPDARLPVMVWIHGGSNRAGSGGGTVESRITDQGIVLVSIQYRLGALGFLSHPALTREQGGTSGNYGLMDQQAALDWVRRNIAAFGGDPARVTIAGESAGAQDVGLHRLAPASQALFARAIAESGTPGFGVPARSLRQNEVVGTIIARRAGLSDRASAAALRAVPVARLLAADQGTAVPGLADASFIWLQAVVDGRFLREAPATAIAAGRFHRGPLLIGVNARELTLHGGLPAAADTVRREFGAGAPRALAFYGLQPGGTPIDDPRLGDVTLQLANDLTFRCPTIAISAANAARGVPVFQYQFDYAPPGGSVSHASELASVFALPAPGAPPVAHYWLNFVKTGDPNGAGLPRWPAYDVKTRAYLSFGQTQTTARADLRPICALRSAP, via the coding sequence ATGATCGCCCTTGCACTTGCACTTGCCGCCGCCGGGCCGGTGGTCGCCACCGACGACGGCCCGGTCCGCGGGGAAGCGGACGGTGCCGGTGCGGTGTTTCGCCGCATCCCCTATGCCGCCCCCCCGGTCGGCGCCCGGCGCTGGCGCCCGCCCGCACGCCCCGCGCGCTGGACCACCCCGCGCGCGGCGGTCGCCGAACATGCCGCCTGCCCGCAGACCATGTCGGGCGAATGGAACCGCCGCGCGGCCGAAAGCGGCGACGAGGATTGCCTGTTCCTCGACATCCGCACGCCCCGCCTCGCTCCCGACGCCAGATTGCCGGTCATGGTCTGGATCCACGGCGGATCGAACCGCGCCGGATCGGGCGGCGGCACGGTCGAATCGCGCATCACCGATCAGGGCATCGTGCTGGTATCGATCCAGTACCGCCTGGGGGCGCTCGGTTTCCTGTCGCATCCCGCGCTTACCCGCGAACAGGGGGGCACGTCCGGCAATTACGGGCTGATGGATCAACAGGCGGCACTCGACTGGGTTCGCCGCAACATCGCCGCTTTCGGGGGGGATCCCGCCCGCGTGACGATCGCCGGCGAATCGGCGGGTGCGCAGGATGTCGGCCTGCACCGGCTTGCCCCGGCGTCGCAGGCGCTGTTCGCCCGCGCTATCGCGGAAAGCGGCACGCCGGGCTTCGGCGTGCCGGCCCGCTCGCTCCGCCAGAACGAGGTCGTCGGCACCATCATCGCCCGGCGTGCCGGCCTGTCCGACCGCGCCTCCGCCGCCGCGTTGCGCGCAGTGCCCGTCGCCCGCCTGCTCGCCGCGGACCAGGGCACCGCCGTCCCCGGCCTCGCCGATGCCAGCTTCATCTGGTTGCAGGCCGTGGTCGACGGCCGCTTCCTGCGCGAGGCACCCGCCACCGCCATCGCCGCCGGCCGCTTCCACCGCGGCCCGCTCCTGATCGGCGTCAACGCCAGGGAACTGACGCTGCACGGCGGCCTGCCCGCCGCTGCCGATACGGTGCGCCGCGAATTCGGGGCCGGTGCGCCGCGGGCGCTCGCCTTTTACGGGCTGCAACCCGGCGGCACCCCGATCGACGATCCCCGCCTGGGCGACGTCACGCTGCAACTCGCCAACGACCTTACCTTTCGCTGCCCGACCATCGCGATATCCGCCGCCAATGCCGCGCGCGGCGTGCCGGTTTTCCAATATCAGTTCGATTATGCCCCACCGGGCGGCAGCGTCAGCCATGCCAGCGAACTCGCCTCGGTCTTCGCGCTGCCCGCGCCCGGTGCGCCGCCGGTCGCGCATTACTGGCTCAACTTCGTGAAGACCGGCGATCCCAACGGCGCCGGCCTGCCGCGCTGGCCCGCCTATGACGTGAAGACCCGCGCCTATCTGTCCTTTGGCCAGACACAGACGACCGCGAGGGCGGATTTGCGCCCGATCTGCGCGTTACGATCCGCGCCATGA
- a CDS encoding TonB-dependent receptor: MKDRVSRDAARNWRNLNIGVSALALLCAAQPAWAQDATPAKPAGEGSQGTTSGTPSVEAGTAPTAIDQAGATTGTSGSSEEAAVTPPDTGRDEIVVTGVRQSLATAQNIKRNSDTVVDAITAQDIGALPDRSVNEALQRVPGVAISRFAAPTDSAHFSVEGSGVVIRGLSYVRGEFNGRDTFAASGGREIGFNDVPAELIGSVEVFKNLTADLIEGGISGTVNINTRKPFDQDQRLIYLSGSMNYGDMEQRGAPSVVGLFSQQWDAPGGGRFGFLASGSYSQLRSRSDAVFISAYLPRFNDDRNGNGVQDAGEGRVINAGTAYATQPLFDTYPVPAGRESVYVPMGGGNRTQSFNRERIGVSAAAQYENSDRSVLLTAQYLRTDSRLEWIEHTIEPSLGLADSLQVKPLPGTTPTYNDDGVFTSGSLYRPGLVPSFNGAPLPQFANEGGPIVMANRYTKSKAVTQDFSLNGKFEPVERLHLNFDGQYVKSTLNSRDDNVGNHTFSGFNLDLTGNTPQVTFQPQGRDVNAYFGNPASIYFHDGMNNRNRNDGTEWAFRGDAQYDVSEDSFLRKVRVGGRYAKRDQTVRTNDYNNWGALSETWTSGGPVGLNTQPGSIERFNFVDYYRNQSTQPPGTPFISDAVLRDHEALTQLLREVTAAGGGSYVALQDRTGLVDDYFRASEYYRNREETWGAYVRADFGLDDFAGGMSLSGNIGLRFVRTKDASFGSLTFPERFRVLPAQYASIAEYCADPSLSTVPTLCTVTPAQQAAALAFSNGASTPEVARQAFNHWLPAANVKLQVTDTLLFRAAASKAISRPNFGDLRNFVGVSFGDNNAYGFNAQSRNPFLRPVEAKQVDVTAEWYFAKVGSLTGALFYKKLSNIILDNYGYTRSLTNNGQTFDVTINGPANAPGSGDVKGAELSYQQTYDFLPGFLSGLGTQATFTYVDPGNIPNGVPLNANADNAPPVDTASLYANLPLAGLSKYNFNLAAFYDKANIYARVAYSWRSKFLLTNRDCCFPFLPVYALAAGQMDGSIFYTVNRNFKIGLEVQNLLDTTTKTSYLLSADGQMAPRSFFKSDRQFSVTTRLTF, encoded by the coding sequence ATGAAGGACCGTGTGTCGCGCGACGCTGCGCGTAATTGGCGTAATCTGAACATCGGTGTGTCGGCTCTGGCGCTGTTGTGCGCGGCGCAACCGGCATGGGCGCAGGACGCAACACCCGCCAAGCCGGCTGGCGAGGGATCGCAGGGCACCACGTCGGGCACGCCCAGCGTCGAGGCAGGAACGGCCCCGACCGCCATCGATCAGGCCGGTGCCACCACGGGCACGTCGGGTTCGTCGGAAGAAGCCGCGGTCACCCCGCCCGATACGGGTCGCGACGAAATCGTCGTCACCGGCGTGCGCCAGAGCCTGGCGACCGCGCAAAACATCAAGCGCAATTCGGACACCGTGGTCGATGCGATCACCGCGCAGGACATCGGCGCCCTGCCGGACCGTTCGGTCAACGAGGCGTTGCAGCGCGTGCCCGGCGTGGCGATCAGCCGCTTCGCCGCACCGACCGATTCCGCGCACTTCTCGGTCGAGGGATCGGGCGTCGTGATCCGCGGCCTGTCCTATGTCCGTGGCGAGTTCAACGGGCGCGACACGTTCGCGGCCTCGGGCGGTCGCGAGATCGGCTTCAACGACGTGCCGGCCGAACTGATCGGCTCGGTCGAGGTGTTCAAGAACCTGACCGCCGACCTGATCGAAGGTGGCATTTCGGGCACCGTCAACATCAACACCCGCAAGCCCTTCGACCAGGACCAGCGCCTGATCTATCTGTCGGGCAGCATGAATTACGGCGACATGGAGCAGCGCGGTGCGCCCTCCGTCGTCGGCCTGTTCAGCCAGCAATGGGATGCGCCGGGCGGCGGCCGCTTCGGTTTCCTGGCGAGCGGCAGCTATTCGCAGCTGCGCAGCCGGTCGGACGCGGTGTTCATCTCCGCCTATCTGCCGCGCTTCAACGACGACCGGAACGGCAACGGCGTGCAGGATGCCGGCGAGGGCCGCGTCATCAACGCCGGTACGGCCTATGCCACGCAGCCGCTGTTCGACACCTATCCGGTGCCGGCGGGTCGCGAGAGCGTCTATGTGCCGATGGGCGGCGGCAACCGCACCCAGTCGTTCAACCGCGAGCGTATCGGCGTGTCGGCGGCGGCGCAGTATGAGAATTCCGACCGCAGCGTGCTGCTGACCGCGCAGTATCTGCGCACCGACAGCCGGCTGGAGTGGATCGAGCACACGATCGAGCCGAGTCTGGGACTGGCCGATTCGTTGCAGGTCAAGCCGCTGCCCGGCACCACGCCGACCTATAACGACGATGGCGTGTTCACCAGCGGATCGCTGTACCGCCCCGGCTTGGTTCCCAGCTTCAACGGTGCGCCGCTGCCCCAGTTCGCCAATGAAGGCGGGCCGATCGTGATGGCCAACCGTTATACCAAGAGCAAGGCGGTCACGCAGGACTTCTCGCTGAACGGCAAGTTCGAGCCGGTCGAGCGCCTGCACCTGAATTTTGACGGCCAGTATGTGAAGTCGACGCTGAACAGCCGCGACGACAATGTCGGCAATCACACGTTCAGCGGGTTCAACCTGGACCTGACCGGCAACACGCCGCAAGTGACGTTCCAGCCGCAAGGTCGCGATGTGAACGCCTATTTCGGCAACCCCGCCTCGATCTACTTCCACGACGGCATGAACAACCGCAATCGCAACGACGGCACGGAATGGGCGTTCCGCGGCGATGCGCAATATGACGTCAGCGAGGACAGCTTCCTGCGCAAGGTCCGCGTCGGTGGCCGTTACGCCAAGCGCGACCAGACGGTGCGTACCAACGATTACAACAACTGGGGCGCGCTGTCGGAAACCTGGACGAGCGGCGGCCCGGTCGGGTTGAACACGCAGCCGGGTTCTATCGAGCGGTTCAACTTCGTCGATTATTATCGCAACCAGTCGACCCAGCCGCCGGGCACGCCGTTCATCTCGGACGCGGTGCTGCGCGATCACGAAGCCCTGACCCAGTTGCTGCGCGAAGTGACCGCGGCGGGCGGCGGCAGCTATGTCGCGCTGCAGGATCGTACCGGTCTGGTCGACGACTATTTCCGCGCATCGGAATATTACCGCAACCGGGAAGAGACGTGGGGCGCCTATGTCCGCGCCGATTTCGGGCTGGACGATTTTGCCGGCGGCATGTCGCTGTCGGGTAATATCGGCCTGCGTTTCGTGCGGACCAAGGATGCATCGTTCGGCTCGCTGACCTTCCCGGAACGCTTCCGCGTGCTGCCGGCGCAATATGCCAGCATCGCCGAATATTGCGCGGACCCGTCGCTTTCCACCGTGCCGACGCTGTGCACGGTGACCCCGGCGCAGCAGGCGGCGGCGCTCGCCTTCTCCAACGGCGCCTCGACGCCGGAGGTGGCACGCCAGGCGTTCAACCACTGGCTGCCCGCCGCCAACGTGAAGTTGCAGGTGACGGACACGCTGCTGTTCCGGGCCGCGGCGTCCAAGGCGATCTCGCGCCCGAACTTCGGCGACCTGCGCAACTTCGTCGGCGTCAGCTTCGGCGACAACAATGCCTATGGCTTCAACGCACAGTCGCGGAACCCCTTCCTGCGTCCGGTCGAGGCCAAGCAGGTCGACGTGACCGCGGAATGGTATTTCGCCAAGGTCGGCTCGCTGACCGGCGCGCTGTTCTACAAGAAGCTGTCGAACATCATCCTCGACAATTATGGTTATACGCGCTCGCTGACCAATAACGGCCAGACGTTCGACGTGACGATCAACGGCCCGGCCAACGCACCGGGCAGTGGCGACGTGAAGGGTGCCGAGCTGAGCTATCAGCAGACCTACGACTTCCTGCCGGGCTTCCTGTCGGGATTGGGCACGCAGGCGACCTTCACCTATGTCGATCCGGGCAACATCCCGAACGGCGTGCCGCTGAACGCCAATGCGGACAATGCGCCGCCGGTGGATACCGCGTCGCTCTATGCCAACCTGCCACTGGCCGGGCTGTCGAAGTACAACTTCAACCTCGCGGCCTTCTACGACAAGGCGAACATCTATGCGCGTGTCGCGTATAGCTGGCGCTCGAAGTTCCTGCTGACCAACCGTGACTGCTGCTTCCCGTTCCTGCCGGTCTATGCATTGGCGGCGGGGCAGATGGACGGATCGATCTTCTACACGGTCAACCGCAACTTCAAGATCGGCCTGGAGGTGCAGAACCTGCTCGATACGACGACCAAGACGTCCTACCTGCTGTCGGCGGACGGGCAGATGGCGCCGCGCTCCTTCTTCAAGAGCGATCGGCAGTTCTCGGTGACGACGCGCCTGACCTTCTAA
- a CDS encoding glycoside hydrolase family 9 protein: MILLALLGATAPLPAVRLDQLGFEARGPKTAIVATDAPAPLPWTLTDAAGRTVATGRSVPFGPDPASGTRVHRVTLPRTLAPGPGYRLAVGPVASRPFPIADHPFAPLARQATTFFYQQRSGPPILPAHVQRPDLARPAAHAAERVTCFAGPDQRGARWPGCDYSLDVTGGWYDAGDHGKYVVNGGISTWTLLDLHERLAAWGRPALFADGALPIPEAGNGIDDLLDEARVEVEFLLAMQIPGGKRVTVATVTDTGAPASGFRTIDAGGMAHTKVADIAWTGLPLAPHEDRQPRRLYPPSTAATLNLAAVAAQAARIWRDIDPAFAARAQAAAIRAWDAAARNPAIPASSDFAGSGGYGDKDWSDERFWAAAQLLATTGEARFREVVEGSPYLAAPAFALSWGKTDFAGLLTLATDPGALSPDRRRALQSRITALADGLVKEQDSNGYGVPFAGTAYGWGSNSDLLNRAMLLGTAWQITRDPRYRDAVVGVIDYLLGRNPLDQSYVTGMGARPMMQPHHRFWAKAADPRYPLPPPGVVSGGPNSTAMNDEVAAPLKGRCTGQTCWVDDWRSYTMNEVAINWNAPLVWAAAFLDATAP, from the coding sequence TTGATCCTTCTGGCACTCCTCGGCGCCACCGCCCCGCTCCCCGCCGTCCGCCTCGACCAGCTGGGGTTCGAGGCGCGCGGGCCGAAGACGGCGATCGTCGCCACCGACGCACCCGCGCCGCTCCCCTGGACCCTGACCGACGCCGCCGGCCGCACCGTCGCCACCGGCCGGTCGGTGCCCTTCGGCCCCGACCCGGCGTCGGGAACGCGCGTCCACCGCGTCACCCTGCCCCGCACCCTTGCCCCCGGCCCCGGCTACCGCCTCGCCGTCGGTCCCGTCGCCAGCCGCCCCTTCCCCATCGCCGACCACCCCTTCGCCCCCCTCGCGCGCCAGGCGACCACCTTCTTCTACCAACAGCGCAGCGGCCCCCCCATCCTCCCCGCCCACGTCCAGCGCCCCGACCTCGCCCGCCCCGCCGCCCACGCCGCGGAGCGCGTCACCTGCTTCGCCGGGCCTGACCAACGCGGCGCCCGCTGGCCCGGCTGCGACTACAGCCTCGACGTCACCGGCGGCTGGTATGACGCGGGCGACCACGGCAAATATGTCGTGAACGGCGGCATCAGCACCTGGACGCTGCTCGACCTTCACGAACGCCTCGCCGCCTGGGGGCGCCCGGCGCTGTTCGCGGACGGCGCACTGCCGATCCCCGAAGCCGGCAACGGCATCGACGACCTGCTCGACGAGGCGCGTGTCGAGGTCGAGTTCCTGCTCGCCATGCAGATCCCGGGTGGCAAGCGGGTAACGGTCGCCACCGTCACCGATACCGGCGCCCCCGCCTCCGGCTTCCGCACGATCGATGCGGGCGGGATGGCGCATACCAAGGTCGCGGACATCGCCTGGACCGGCCTGCCGCTCGCCCCGCACGAGGACCGGCAGCCGCGCCGGCTCTACCCCCCCTCCACCGCCGCCACGCTGAACCTCGCCGCGGTCGCCGCACAGGCCGCGCGCATCTGGCGCGACATCGACCCCGCCTTCGCCGCCCGCGCACAGGCCGCCGCCATCCGCGCCTGGGACGCCGCGGCGCGCAATCCCGCCATCCCCGCCAGCTCCGACTTCGCCGGCAGCGGCGGATACGGCGACAAGGACTGGTCGGACGAGCGCTTCTGGGCCGCCGCGCAACTGCTCGCCACCACCGGCGAGGCGCGTTTTCGCGAGGTGGTGGAGGGCTCCCCCTATCTCGCCGCCCCCGCCTTCGCGCTGTCCTGGGGCAAGACCGATTTCGCCGGCCTGCTGACCCTCGCCACCGATCCTGGGGCACTGTCCCCCGACCGTCGCCGGGCGTTGCAGTCCCGCATCACCGCCCTCGCCGACGGGCTGGTGAAGGAGCAGGACAGCAACGGCTACGGCGTGCCCTTTGCCGGCACCGCTTACGGCTGGGGCTCGAACTCCGACCTGCTCAACCGCGCCATGCTGCTGGGCACCGCATGGCAGATCACCCGCGATCCGCGCTACCGCGACGCGGTGGTCGGCGTGATCGACTATCTGCTCGGCCGCAATCCGCTCGACCAGTCCTATGTCACCGGCATGGGCGCGCGCCCGATGATGCAGCCGCACCACCGCTTCTGGGCCAAGGCGGCCGACCCGCGCTATCCGCTGCCCCCGCCCGGCGTCGTCTCGGGCGGCCCCAACTCCACCGCGATGAACGACGAGGTGGCCGCCCCGCTGAAGGGCCGCTGCACCGGTCAGACCTGCTGGGTGGACGATTGGCGCAGCTATACGATGAACGAGGTCGCGATCAACTGGAACGCACCCCTGGTCTGGGCCGCCGCCTTCCTGGATGCGACCGCCCCATAG